A DNA window from Rhineura floridana isolate rRhiFlo1 chromosome 11, rRhiFlo1.hap2, whole genome shotgun sequence contains the following coding sequences:
- the ZBTB4 gene encoding zinc finger and BTB domain-containing protein 4: MAPVVEVTDVSHSSSLLVQLNEQRLRGQFCDITIIAEDTKFKAHKNVLAASSPYFKEVLSEESVCLQPSQILELPDIQAEVFSDILNFIYNSRLSVPSSAAAKEIGAVGRRLGISRLENLDDPSADTKMDNSSPVSSRPCNSPIDLTCPSRSTEPSSPLCFQDLAKASSPVRETRPETETETAKILYNLSSVATVPPPPQSDLAYMLKGSVGWDHDNSPGNSSLATTNKEVDQGPASSCSPPSGASYPASSTFCCGICSRSFTTSSALSLHMKLHRTRRSLSCRHCGKSFIHIKRLQTHEVLCKEVEKPEEGASVGETQPNPVLPSKPTATPTSSKKGMMFRHRGLPRVDYISDQDHFVKVVDGHIIYFCTVCERSYMTLSSLKRHSNVHSWRRKYPCRYCDKVFALAEYRTKHEVWHTGERRYQCIFCWETFVTYYNLKTHQKAFHGINPGLISSEKTPNGGYKPKLNALKLYRLLPMRSQKRPYKTYSQGLVPDNLLLPAQPIPMALGDGDSLDGNLVSSLGSSDVPSVFTTSSLELPEAQRFQKQESVVAPEIPTLPTTGEKGQSDKRPGPLNAEAPSVIAYGRPASSVIVHSTSVMSQTPSVITYNSKSSDAPLDKGSLSPQSQPPPSTVVAKPIKKQVLKEYMQSQKVNEQALEENGNGHRARGARSGRTMTYMAKPAYVGTASESRAAPLCQITVRIGEEAIVKRRISETDLMLDKGGRVGGKRFDFGRDQTEEKQLPLQLAPHGKHTSRMYANESGEEESDRGDTEDQLWRPYYSYKPKRKASGGGGSNTNNAGPKMKKSRWRRKLRSLRWVKRTEKAEEAEGREEEEQEEASVGTSEPVPAEVSGGFGATPETEGMNQPLKAGSGRGSEWKHECSVCGKLFSALKKLRKHERVHGRLGKDDQSPTPLQGTPHRVGRKPLVKFTCAHCAKVCKTAAALSRHMKRHEGEQLEQAPLPALATVIAYSKKTADPAPSAPSPVIKEETTQEMQVSSSSGEAPTCQQDAPGEEEEEGPVAMETQPYPGRTPAPMPEEETVPLDGGNKPPFPEEVPVHPPPPEATASLAEMPPSLPHSLQDPVISHTGLVQKEDLAPPPEVEGERYPVQEYPLPLLVPGSCRTRKDLEDKPSFLAYPSTIQFNAVGKAGGSDGDGKVCFYPDPYPLMYGHQLLAAYPYNFSLPVALNMVVPDDKGQPLPFLPSVFGYSMNPCRSEAHDGGTGSTMGMPVGASTAHESRGELPAPERLKKRNLL, from the coding sequence ATGGCTCCAGTTGTGGAAGTCACGGACGTCAGCCACTCCAGCTCCCTTCTGGTCCAGCTGAATGAACAGCGCCTGCGTGGCCAGTTCTGCGACATAACCATAATTGCTGAAGACACAAAGTTCAAGGCCCACAAGAACGTTCTCGCAGCCTCCAGCCCTTACTTTAAGGAGGTGCTTTCAGAGGAGTCTGTGTGTCTCCAGCCGAGCCAGATCCTGGAGCTTCCCGACATCCAGGCCGAAGTCTTCTCTGACATCCTCAACTTCATCTACAACTCTCGCCTCTCAGTGCCCAGCTCAGCTGCTGCCAAGGAGATTGGAGCTGTGGGCCGACGCCTGGGCATCTCCCGCTTGGAGAATCTGGATGACCCCTCAGCAGACACCAAGATGGACAACTCCAGCCCTGTCTCCTCCAGGCCTTGCAACTCACCGATTGACCTCACCTGTCCTTCCCGTTCCACAGAGCCTTCCAGTCCCCTCTGCTTCCAGGATTTGGCCAAAGCATCGAGTCCAGTGAGGGAAACCCGCCCCGAGACTGAAACAGAGACTGCCAAGATCCTTTACAACCTCAGCTCCGTAGCCACAGTGCCGCCCCCACCCCAATCTGACCTGGCTTACATGCTGAAGGGAAGTGTCGGCTGGGACCATGACAATTCTCCTGGAAATTCCTCTCTTGCTACCACCAATAAAGAGGTGGATCAAGGGCCGGCCTCCTCCTGCTCACCCCCATCAGGAGCTTCCTACCCAGCCAGTAGCACCTTCTGCTGTGGAATCTGCAGCCGTTCCTTCACCACGTCATCTGCACTCAGCCTCCACATGAAGCTCCACCGGACTCGGCGTTCTTTGTCTTGCCGACACTGTGGGAAGAGCTTTATCCACATCAAACGCCTGCAGACGCATGAGGTTTTATGCAAGGAGGTGGAGAAGCCTGAGGAGGGTGCCTCTGTGGGTGAGACACAACCAAATCCTGTGTTACCTTCTAAACCAACAGCAACACCAACATCTTCCAAGAAGGGCATGATGTTCCGCCACCGGGGCCTGCCACGAGTGGACTACATCTCTGACCAAGACCACTTTGTCAAAGTGGTGGATGGTCACATCATCTATTTTTGTACCGTTTGTGAGCGATCCTATATGACACTCTCTAGCCTCAAACGCCACTCCAATGTCCACTCCTGGCGGCGAAAGTACCCATGCCGCTACTGTGACAAAGTCTTTGCCTTGGCCGAATACCGCACCAAGCATGAGGTCTGGCACACGGGGGAGCGGCGTTACCAGTGCATCTTCTGCTGGGAGACCTTTGTCACCTACTACAACCTGAAGACCCACCAGAAAGCCTTCCATGGGATCAATCCAGGTCTGATCTCTTCTGAGAAGACTCCCAATGGAGGCTATAAGCCTAAACTCAACGCTCTGAAACTCTACCGGCTCTTGCCCATGCGGTCCCAGAAAAGGCCCTACAAGACCTACAGCCAAGGTTTGGTGCCGGATAACCTCTTGCTCCCAGCTCAGCCCATCCCCATGGCACTGGGTGATGGGGACTCCTTGGATGGAAATTTGGTCTCCTCGTTGGGCAGCAGTGATGTCCCGTCTGTCTTCACCACCAGCTCCCTGGAGCTGCCAGAGGCACAACGCTTTCAGAAGCAAGAATCTGTGGTTGCCCCAGAGATCCCTACCCTCCCAACCACTGGTGAGAAGGGCCAGTCAGATAAGCGGCCAGGGCCACTGAATGCAGAGGCTCCCTCTGTTATCGCCTACGGGCGTCCAGCCTCTTCTGTGATTGTCCACAGCACTTCGGTGATGTCGCAAACCCCCTCAGTGATAACGTACAACAGCAAGTCTTCAGATGCACCCCTGGATAAGGGGTCTTTGTCTCCACAGTCACAGCCACCGCCTTCCACTGTAGTGGCCAAACCCATCAAGAAGCAAGTGTTGAAGGAATACATGCAGTCTCAGAAGGTGAATGAGCAGGCTTTGGAAGAAAACGGGAATGGACATAGGGCAAGGGGGGCAAGGTCTGGACGCACCATGACCTACATGGCAAAGCCAGCATATGTGGGAACGGCCTCCGAAAGCCGTGCTGCCCCCCTCTGCCAGATCACGGTGCGCATCGGCGAAGAAGCTATTGTCAAGCGTCGAATCTCTGAAACGGACCTCATGTTGGACAAAGGTGGCCGTGTTGGGGGGAAGCGCTTTGATTTTGGCAGGGACCAGACTGAGGAGAAGCAGCTGCCGCTCCAGCTGGCTCCCCATGGTAAGCACACCAGCAGGATGTACGCAAACGAGAGCGGCGAGGAGGAGAGTGACCGGGGGGACACGGAGGACCAGCTCTGGAGACCGTACTACAGCTATAAGCCCAAACGGAAGGCaagtggtggcggcggcagcaacaCTAACAATGCTGGGCCCAAGATGAAAAAGTCACGGTGGCGTCGCAAGCTGCGCTCACTGCGCTGGGTGAAAAGGACAGAGAAAGCCGAGGAGGCtgaaggcagggaggaggaggagcaagaggAGGCCAGTGTGGGGACCAGCGAGCCCGTGCCTGCAGAGGTGTCAGGTGGCTTTGGAGCCACCCCTGAGACGGAGGGGATGAACCAGCCTTTAAAAGCAGGGAGTGGGCGGGGCTCTGAGTGGAAGCACGAGTGCAGCGTTTGTGGCAAGCTCTTCTCTGCGCTCAAGAAACTTAGGAAGCACGAGAGGGTGCATGGACGCCTTGGCAAGGATGACCAGTCCCCGACACCCTTGCAAGGCACACCCCACCGTGTAGGCCGTAAGCCTTTGGTAAAGTTTACCTGTGCTCACTGTGCAAAAGTCTGCAAGACGGCAGCGGCGCTGAGCCGCCACATGAAACGCCACGAGGGTGAGCAGCTTGAGCAGGCCCCGTTGCCGGCCCTCGCCACTGTCATTGCCTACTCGAAGAAGACCGCTGATCCGGCCCCATCAGCACCATCGCCTGTGATCAAGGAGGAGACCACGCAAGAGATGCAGGTGTCGTCCTCAAGCGGGGAGGCCCCCACTTGCCAGCAGGACGCtcctggggaggaggaggaggaagggcctgTGGCGATGGAAACGCAGCCTTACCCTGGCCGCACTCCAGCACCGatgccagaagaggagactgtgCCACTGGACGGAGGAAACAAGCCCCCCTTTCCTGAGGAGGTCCCTGTCCATCCACCCCCACCGGAGGCTACTGCCAGCCTCGCTGAGATGCCACCCAGTTTACCACATTCCCTGCAGGACCCCGTCATCTCACACACCGGCCTGGTCCAGAAAGAGGATCTGGCGCCCCCACCGGAGGTGGAAGGAGAGCGGTACCCAGTCCAGGAGTACCCTTTGCCGTTGCTGGTGCCAGGCAGCTGTCGGACCCGGAAGGATCTGGAGGACAAGCCCTCATTCCTTGCTTATCCTAGCACCATCCAGTTCAACGCTGTGGGCAAAGCAGGTGGCAGCGACGGAGACGGCAAGGTCTGCTTCTACCCTGACCCATACCCGTTAATGTACGGCCACCAGCTCCTCGCCGCCTACCCGTACAACTTCAGCCTGCCGGTGGCATTGAACATGGTCGTCCCGGACGATAAGGGGCAGCCACTTCCCTTCCTGCCCAGCGTCTTCGGCTACTCGATGAACCCATGCCGGAGCGAAGCCCACGACGGGGGCACCGGGTCCACTATGGGGATGCCGGTGGGGGCCAGCACGGCTCACGAGAGCAGAGGGGAACTGCCGGCTCCAGAGAGGCTGAAGAAGCGAAACCTTCTGTGA